In the Limanda limanda chromosome 1, fLimLim1.1, whole genome shotgun sequence genome, one interval contains:
- the zgc:73226 gene encoding BCL2/adenovirus E1B 19 kDa protein-interacting protein 3, which produces MSLSGSQTPEDGLYGSWVELEELIAAVSSRESLTGPQDSISSALHGELERILLEAQLECERSKDSPPQVGTPRSTGSPRPSSDQDSDCVTIQEEVERRSDTDWVWDWSSRPENMPPKEFVFQHPKQPSSLSVRKTEVMKRGLFSSDVLLILVPSLLASHLLTLGVGIYIGKRLAASTTSTL; this is translated from the exons ATGTCTCTGTCCGGCTCACAGACACCAGAGGACGGACTCTACg GCTCCTGGGtcgagctggaggagctgatcGCAGCCGTGAGCAGCAGGGAGAGTCTGACAGGGCCGCAGGACAGCATCTCCTCCGCCCTGCACGGGGAGCTGGAGAGGATCCTCCTGGAGGCGCAGCTGGAGTGTGAGAGGAGTAAAGACAG TCCTCCGCAGGTGGGGACTCCACGGTCCACTGGTTCCCCGAGACCCAGCAGTGATCAGGACAGCGACTGTGTCACCATACAG GAGGAAGTTGAGCGGCGATCGGACACAGACTGGGTGTGGGATTGGTCCAGTAGACCTGAAAATATGCCACCAAA agagtttgtgtttcagcacCCGAAGCAGCCGAGCTCCCTCAGCGTTAGGAAGacagaagtgatgaagagaggaCTCTTCTCCTCCGATGTTCTCCTCATCCTTGTTCCTTCGCTGCTGGcttcacacctgctcacacttGGAGTCGG gATCTACATAGGAAAGCGACTGGCTGCTTCCACAACTAGCACGCTGTGA